The following coding sequences lie in one Hypomesus transpacificus isolate Combined female unplaced genomic scaffold, fHypTra1 scaffold_326, whole genome shotgun sequence genomic window:
- the zgc:162592 gene encoding adenosine receptor A2b translates to MFAAQNFSTSEDVNLTSTESVSIERAHWPIKMSVISVLGVLITLGNIAVLLVIATSVSGWSRNSRYFLLSLTGADSAFGLIVMPLNLWVSLVKNYTEGPDTLCHVVAFCNATVYSTCMYTLATISLERYIAVFYPLKYSSLMTRKKTIYLIAFAWCFPPILLLPISFPDGIIEVHFSTASLVCNPLYSTNVGYSLSLTCFIFFPCSIIMTYANLRLWLAAKKQRLKLRKHEMGRRNRPDVASRVLVPVMTVYYTCWTPCMAAMIYNAISGQGVPEWIEFVVVWLPTTNGFLNCILYFWINHSFRRKFRLIFERLSLSLCPGAARALGCRVSSQMQFVSEVWNNNNSLNERSASMSSTCTLITLSDDTHI, encoded by the exons atGTTTGCAGCGCAAAATTTTTCCACGTCTGAAGATGTCAATCTAACGAGCACCGAATCTGTGAGCATTGAACGCGCTCATTGGCCCATCAAGATGAGTGTAATATCTGTTCTAGGCGTGCTGATTACCTTGGGGAATATTGCCGTTCTTCTGGTTATAGCCACATCTGTGTCCGGATGGTCAAGGAACTCACGGTATTTTCTGTTGTCTCTGACGGGTGCAGATTCTGCGTTTGGATTGATTGTCATGCCCTTGAACCTGTGGGTGAGTTTGGTGAAGAACTACACCGAAGGCCCCGACACCCTGTGTCACGTGGTGGCTTTCTGCAATGCCACGGTCTATTCCACCTGCATGTATACCCTGGCCACTATAAGTTTGGAGAGGTACATCGCTGTGTTCTATCCTCTGAAGTACTCCTCACTGATGACTAGGAAGAAAACCATTTACCTGATCGCGTTCGCATGGTGTTTTCCTCCGATTTTACTTCTGCCAATATCATTTCCGGACGGGATAATTGAGGTCCATTTCTCTACAGCGTCACTGGTCTGCAATCCATTATACTCCACTAACGTTGGGTATTCTCTGAGTCTGACGTGTTTTATATTTTTTCCTTGTTCGATAATCATGACATATGCAAACTTGAGACTTTGGTTGGCAGCCAAGAAACAGAGGTTGAAATTGCGCAAACACGAAATGGGTCGTCGGAACAGACCCGACGTGGCTTCCAGAGTGCTTGTGCCTGTGATGACCGTGTACTACACCTGTTGGACCCCGTGCATGGCAGCAATGATATACAATG CTATCTCAGGCCAAGGTGTACCAGAGTGGATTGAATTTGTGGTGGTCTGGCTGCCAACCACCAATGGATTTCTCAACTGCATCTTGTACTTCTGGATCAACCACAGCTTCCGTAGGAAGTTCCGCCTTATCTTCGAGAGGCTGTCGCTGTCCCTCTGCCCTGGGGCAGCCAGGGCCCTCGGATGCAGGGTCAGCTCACAGATGCAGTTTGTATCAGAAGTCTGGAATAACAACAACAGTCTCAATGAGCGCTCAGCCAGCATGTCCTCCACATGCACCTTAATCACCCTGTCTGATGACACCCACATCTGA